From a single Myotis daubentonii chromosome 5, mMyoDau2.1, whole genome shotgun sequence genomic region:
- the DOHH gene encoding deoxyhypusine hydroxylase: MVTEQEVEAIGQTLGDPQQPLQARFRALFTLRGLGGPDAIAWISRAFRDDSALLKHELAYCLGQMQDRRAIPVLVDVLRDTHQEPMVRHEAGEALGAIGDPEVLDILKQYSADPVVEVAETCQLAVCRLEWLQQHSGEPAAAGPYLSVDPAPPAKERDVGRLREALLDEALPLFDRYRAMFALRDAGGEEAALALAEGLHCGSALFRHEIGYVLGQLQHEAAVPQLAAALAQRTESAMVRHECAEALGAIARPTCLAALRAHVADPERVVRESCEVALDMYEYERGPAFQYADGLEQVRSPSS; encoded by the exons ATGGTGACGGAGCAGGAGGTGGAGGCCATTGGGCAGACACTGGGTgacccccagcagcccctgcaggcCCGCTTCCGGGCACTCTTCACACTTAGAGGGCTTGGCGGCCCCGACGCCATTGCCTGGATCAGCCGGGCCTTCAGGGATGACTCCGCCCTGCTCAAGCACGAGCTGGCCTACTGCTTGGGCCAGATGCAGGACCGCCGAGCCATTCCTGTGCTGGTGGATGTGCTGCGTGACACCCACCAGGAGCCCATGGTGCGCCACGAGGCAG GGGAGGCTTTGGGTGCCATCGGGGACCCAGAAGTTCTGGACATCCTGAAGCAGTACTCCGCTGACCCTGTTGTCGAG GTGGCTGAGACGTGCCAGCTGGCCGTCTGTCGGCTGGAGTGGCTGCAGCAACACAGCGGGGAGCCAGCAGCAGCGGGGCCCTACCTCTCCGTGGACCCGGCCCCTCCGGCCAAGGAGCGGGATGTGGGGCGGCTGCGGGAAGCGCTGCTGGACGAAGCCCTGCCGCTGTTCGACCGATACCGAGCCATGTTCGCCCTCCGGGATGCCGGCGGCGAGGAGGCTGCCCTGGCGCTGGCTGAGG GCCTTCACTGTGGCAGCGCCCTCTTCCGCCATGAGATCGGCTACGTGCTCGGCCAGCTGCAGCATGAGGCGGCTGTGCCCCAGCTGGCTGCGGCCCTGGCCCAGAGGACTGAGAGCGCCATGGTGCGACATGAGTGTGCGGAGGCCCTGGGAGCCATTGCCCGCCccacctgcctggctgccctGCGGGCCCACGTGGCCGACCCCGAGCGCGTGGTGCGGGAGAGCTGCGAGGTGGCCCTGGACATGTACGAGTACGAGAGGGGGCCGGCCTTCCAGTATGCGGACGGGCTGGAGCAGGTGCGCTCGCCCTCCTCCTAG
- the SMIM44 gene encoding small integral membrane protein 44 encodes MPGLVGEAGAESWSQAPPLYEEYRPPPLDAIRLPRYVLYLLLAALLVVAVAYAIVGHLIKDLTHDLADWAFGPKPDQEDAPRELRPSLEGEDLEELDLQLALAWRGDEDNGGGGEGAPAAAPARAPHCPSIAFKEPPTRSSWRLD; translated from the exons ATGCCGGGGCTGGTGGGTGAGGCAGGGGCcgagagctggagccaggccccCCCACTGTATGAGGAATACCGCCCGCCCCCACTGGATGCCATCCGCCTGCCCAGGTATGTGCTGTACCTGCTGCTGGCTGCGCTCCTAGTGGTGGCTGTGGCCTATGCCATTGTCGGGCATCTCATCAAGGACCTCACCCACGACCTGGCCG ACTGGGCCTTTGGCCCAAAGCCAGACCAGGAGGACGCCCCCCGGGAGCTGCGCCCAAGCCTGGAGGGTGAGGATCTGGAGGAGCTAGAcctgcagctggccctggccTGGCGGGGTGATGAGGACAATGGCGGGGGTGGTGAGGGGGCGCCTGCTGCAGCCCCCGCCCgggccccccactgcccctccatcGCCTTCAAGGAACCGCCCACCCGaagctcctggaggctggactGA
- the SMIM24 gene encoding small integral membrane protein 24 produces MEALKTLLVISALLLLPAEAQQATEHRLQPWLQGLAAVVGFLFIVFVLLLVNRIWCTKRRAEDDESMFIVETRPYQSTDLSKEGKREEKRAKKEGESNLGLELEESQAKATITPM; encoded by the exons ATGGAGGCCCTGAAGACCCTTCTGGTGATCAGCGCCCTGCTCCTCTTGCCCGCTGAAGCCCAGCAGG CCACCGAGCATCGCCTGCAGCCGTGGCTGCAGGGCCTGGCTGCCGTTGTGGGGTTCCTGTTCATAGTGTTCGTCCTCTTGCTCGTCAACCGCATCTGGTGTACCAAAAGGAG AGCTGAGGACGATGAATCCATGTTCATAGTGGAGACCAGGCCGTACCAGAGCACAGACCTGAG TAAAGAAGgcaagagagaggagaaaagggccaagaaggaaggagagagcaacTTGGGGCTGGAACTGGAGGAGTCCCAGGCGAAAGCCACGATCACCCCCATGTGA